In Embleya scabrispora, the DNA window CTTGATGTGGGCCACGGCGTGGACCTCGTGTCCACCCATCGGTAGGTAGGCGTTCTGGTTGATCTCGATGGTGAATTCGGGGGCGCCTGACATGAATCCGACTCCTTCGCGTCTCGGGTCAGTCGTGGTGGGGGTCGCGTGCGGCGTCCCCGGGCGGGAGGTATGGGATGAGGGCGACGGTGATGTTGTCCGCGCCGCCCTGGTCCAGGGCGAACCCGGTGAGCAACCGGGCCGCGGCCAACGGCTGCTCCAGCGCGTCCGGGAGCACCATCGCGGCCAGCGTCGGTGCCACCGAAAGGTAGTTCCACAGCCCGTCGCTGCACAGCAGCAGCACGCCGGGCCCGGTCGGACGCACGCTGGTCACCCGGGGCCGCACCTCGCCGGCGTCGGCGCCGAGCCAGGACACGATCGCGTGCGCGCGCCGATCCGCGTACGCCTCGGCCTCGGTCATCGCGCCGAGCGCGATCATCCGGGTCGCCCACGAGTCGTCCTCGGTCAGCAGCGCGGAGGGGGTGCGCCGGTCCTGCTCGTCGTCGGGCCCGGCCGACGCCTCGACCGCCCCGCGGGGCAGCGTGCTCGCACCGGGCAGCGTGTCGTCGCCGTCCGCCGGATCGTCGGCCCCGCTGCCCGGGTCGGCCAGCCAGTAGGCGCGGCTGTCGCCCACCCAGCCCACGGTGATCTCGCCGGGCGTCATGATCGCCGAAACCAGCGTGCACGCGGGCGCGTTGCCCTGGTCCTCGGTGCCGGGCATCCGGGCCACCGCGCTCGCGGCGGCGGCCACCCCGGCGCTGGTGGCCTTGGCCGGCGCGCACCCTTCGATCAAGGTCGCCGCCATCGTCGCGCACGCGGTCGTGGCCGCGGTCGCCGAGGCCTCGTCGGGCCGCGGCGAGGAGGACACCCCGTCGCAGACCACCGCCACCACCCGCTTGCTGCCGTCGGGCATCTCGAACACGCGCAGCGCCGCGGAGTCCTCGTTGCGCCGGTGGCGCAGCCCCCGGTTGCTCACCATCGCGACCAGGCCGCTCAGGTCGCTTTCCACGTGGTCGCGCGGGTTGAACGGCCGTCCGCACGCCTCGCACCAGCCGTCCGAGCCGATGGTCGCGGTGCCACAGGCGGAGCAAACCGGTCCGTGTCCGCTGGGCGCGGGTACCCGCCGCGGCGGCGGACGTTCGGCCACCGGGGTCGGGGGGATGTCCAGGTCGTAGCCGCACGACTCGCAGTAGCGGTCGTCGGCGTCACCGGCCAGACCGCAGGACGGGCACCCGTCGGGGACGGCCGTCGCGGGCGGCTCGGGCGGCGGGGCGGCCTCGCCCCCGTTCGGGGCGCCCCCGAGCCCGGTCGCGTCCAGTCGTCCATATCCAGCCACTCTGATCACACCCACGTCCACGGTCGCACTTCGTTCGCCCGGTCGACGAGCGCGATGCGCTCCGCATGCGTCGTCACGTGCCGGGCCAGATCGCGGTAACACTTTTCCAAGGCGAACCGCAGAGGCTTTTCCTTCAACTCGCTGCCGAGCACCCTCGCGGTTCCATCCGCCCCCCCGGCGCCCGAATTCCCCCCGTTCGCACCTGCCTTCACCCACTCCAGGGCCGTCTCCAACAACTCCACGGCGAGCCGGTCGTGCGCCTCGCCCTCCAGTCGCAGCGCACCGAGCCGATCGGACGCGGTGGTCAGGTCCGGCCCCAGCGGCTCGGCGGCGGCCCGGCCGCTGATCCGGGTGCGCAACGCGGCGGTCTGCGCCGCGACATGGTTGGCCGAGGTGTCCGGCACGCTCTCCAGGATGCGTACCGCGCCCGCCCGGTCGCCGGTCGCGAGCAGGCAAC includes these proteins:
- a CDS encoding PP2C family protein-serine/threonine phosphatase, whose product is MAGYGRLDATGLGGAPNGGEAAPPPEPPATAVPDGCPSCGLAGDADDRYCESCGYDLDIPPTPVAERPPPRRVPAPSGHGPVCSACGTATIGSDGWCEACGRPFNPRDHVESDLSGLVAMVSNRGLRHRRNEDSAALRVFEMPDGSKRVVAVVCDGVSSSPRPDEASATAATTACATMAATLIEGCAPAKATSAGVAAAASAVARMPGTEDQGNAPACTLVSAIMTPGEITVGWVGDSRAYWLADPGSGADDPADGDDTLPGASTLPRGAVEASAGPDDEQDRRTPSALLTEDDSWATRMIALGAMTEAEAYADRRAHAIVSWLGADAGEVRPRVTSVRPTGPGVLLLCSDGLWNYLSVAPTLAAMVLPDALEQPLAAARLLTGFALDQGGADNITVALIPYLPPGDAARDPHHD